One part of the Nematostella vectensis chromosome 8, jaNemVect1.1, whole genome shotgun sequence genome encodes these proteins:
- the LOC5516735 gene encoding endoplasmic reticulum transmembrane helix translocase isoform X2 — translation MATGGSLTEEIDYVKLYNLRPLVFHLYLLPFIPLYGAWLYTWLMIYGVSEYFEAGLIAVAIIGLLQILSGLFCHWNVHVRSFFTCASESNPSRAKIIKVVPTANNGSAELINLHHDKDKQTGKEIIWFNFQKAKYVYDSEEKKRFCAVQFPINEAMGHYQESKGYLDDTMVNQAQAKFGTNELEMTVPDFMELFKERATAPFFVFQVFCVGLWCLDEYWYYSVFTLFMLIAFEATLVQQQLRNMKEIRKMGTKPHLIQVYRNKKWRPILSNELLPGDIVSIGRPKNSDVLIPCDMLLLRGSCIVDEAMLTGESVPQMKEPIEGLEAHEVFDMDVHGKLHLLSGGTKVVQHSPPPKTAAGIKASDNGCIAYVLQTGFNTSQGKLLRTILFGVKRVTANNLETFMFILFLLIFAVTAAVYVWVKGTEDPNRNRYKLFLECTLILTSVVPPELPIELSLAVNSSLMALQKLGVYCTEPFRIPFAGKVDVCCFDKTGTLTSDNLVVQGVAGIRNDDEISSVSELPDNTLHVLASCHSLVCLDDILVGDPLEKAVLQAIDWRLTKGDLVLPNKGRRLTMRIMHRHHFSSALKRMSAVVSMQTQGSNTSEYFAAVKGAPETLRNMYEKVPDNYDAVYNKMTCQGSRVLALGYKKLGELGNKEMRDLGREEVESQLQFVGFVVIACPLKMDSKNVIKQIQESSHHVTMITGDNPLTACHVAKELRLTKKPIIVLTPPVYNHVNNHVDGDWHWEPADRSFSIPLSPSGGSRELINKYDMCITGEAFSYLTTHPEASKLFDAILPFVRVFARVAPKQKELVITRLKSRGYVTLMCGDGTNDVGALKHAHCGVALLTGAPERLPESGKRSKTHDEKTSASSDDKGSHGSSDITIVPRGKLGSHAAAKGASRAAKMRAMARGDDTAANAKAEQQKLQEMLKQIDEMEGPQIVQLGDASIASPFTSKSSSINCVCHIIKQGRCTLVTTLQMFKILALNALILAYSQSVLYLDGIKFSDGQATLQGVLLAGCFLFISRSKPLTVLSKSRPLPNIFNFYTILTVLGQFAVHFIALVYMVGHAKRLTPSSSAVHVNLESKFEPTILNSTVYIISVALQLLTFAVNYKGHPFMESLLENKPLTYSLLASTGFVVCMVTGSVPELTDQFEIVPFPPKFREVFLQTLLIDAMAVFLLDRVLNFILGKSRLKNH, via the exons atggcgaccgGCGGGTCTTTGACCGAAGAGATAGACTACGTAAAACTGTACAATCTACGGCCGCTTGTGTTCCATCTCTACCTTCTACCATTCATACCCCTATATGGCGCCTGGTTATACACATGGCTGATGATTTATGGCGTCTCGGAGTATTTTGAAGCAGGGTTAATAGCCGTCGCTATCATCGGTTTATTGCAGATCCTATCCGGCCTTTTCTGCCATTGGAACGTCCACGTGCGATCTTTCTTTACTTGTGCTTCG GAGAGTAATCCTTCTAGAGCCAAAATCATCAAAGTTGTCCCCACAGCTAACAACGGATCAGCAGAACTGATCAACTTACACCACGATAAG GACAAGCAAACTGGCAAGGAGATTATCTGGTTCAACTTCCAAAAAGCAAAGTATGTGTATGACAGTGAGGAGAAGAAGCGATTTTGTGCTGTGCAGTTTCCTATCAACGAGGCCATGGGGCATTACCAGGAGAGTAAGGGCTACCTCGACGATACCATGGTGAACCAGGCACAAGCTAAATTTGGAACCAATGA GCTGGAAATGACAGTGCCAGACTTTATGGAGTTGTTCAAGGAGAGAGCCACTGCTCCATTCTTTGTTTTCCAAGTGTTCTGTGTGGGTTTATGGTGCCTTGATGAGTACTGGTACTACAGTGTGTTCACCCTCTTCATGCTGATCGCTTTTGAGGCAACTCTTGTACAGCAG CAACTAAGAAATATGAAAGAGATTAGGAAAATGGGAACCAAACCTCACTTAATTCAG GTTtacagaaataaaaagtgGCGTCCCATTCTAAGCAACGAGTTGTTACCTGGTGATATTGTATCCATAG GGCGTCCTAAGAACTCTGATGTGCTGATACCATGTGACATGTTGCTGTTAAGAGGTTCGTGTATTGTGGATGAAGCCATGCTGACAGGGGAGTCTGTTCCACAAATGAAG GAGCCCATAGAAGGGCTGGAAGCACATGAGGTGTTTGATATGGACGTCCACGGCAAGCTACACCTGTTGTCTGGCGGAACCAAAGTGGTTCAGCACTCACCCCCTCCTAAAACGGCCGCAGGAATAAAGG CATCAGACAATGGCTGTATAGCATATGTGCTGCAGACGGGCTTCAACACATCTCAG GGCAAACTGCTACGTACCATACTGTTTGGTGTAAAGCGTGTCACAGCTAACAACCTGGAGACGTTTATGTTCATCTtgtttcttcttatttttgctGTTACTGCTGCTGTTTACGTCTGGGTTAAAG GTACTGAGGACCCAAACCGGAATAGGTACAAGCTGTTCCTGGAATGCACCCTGATCTTGACGTCTGTGGTGCCACCAGAGCTACCTATAGAGCTCTCACTTGCTGTCAACTCATCACTTATGGCTTTACAAAAGCTAG GTGTTTACTGTACTGAACCCTTCCGAATCCCCTTTGCTGGTAAAGTGGATGTGTGTTGCTTTGACAAGACTGGTACTCTCACCAGTGATAACCTTGTTGTTCAAGGTGTTGCAGGGATAAG aaatgatgATGAGATCAGCTCTGTATCAGAACTCCCTGACAACACTCTCCATGTGCTCGCATCATGCCACTCACTAGTCTGTCTGGATGACATCCTGGTGGGGGATCCACTGGAGAAGGCTGTGCTGCAGGCAATTGACTGGAGGCTCACCAAAG GTGACCTGGTTTTACCAAATAAGGGGCGTCGGCTGACAATGCGCATCATGCACAGGCATCACTTCTCCAGCGCCCTCAAGCGTATGTCAGCGGTAGTCTCCATGCAGACACAGGGATCCAACACAAGCGAGTACTTTGCTGCTGTCAAGGGAGCCCCTGAAACACTCAGAAATATG TACGAGAAAGTCCCGGATAACTATGACGCGGTGTACAACAAGATGACGTGCCAGGGATCACGTGTGCTCGCACTTGGGTACAAGAAGCTTGGAGAGCTTGGCAACAAAGAG ATGCGTGACCTGGGACGAGAGGAGGTGGAGAGCCAGTTGCAGTTCGTTGGTTTCGTCGTGATCGCCTGTCCTCTAAAAATGGACTCAAAGAACGTCATCAAGCAGATCCAGGAGTCGTCTCACCAT GTGACCATGATCACTGGCGACAATCCACTTACCGCTTGCCATGTGGCCAAGGAACTAAGGCTCACAAAAAAGCCAATTATTGTTTTGACCCCTCCAGTCTATAATCACGTGAACAATCATG TGGATGGTGATTGGCACTGGGAACCAGCTGATCGATCTTTCTCCATACCTCTCTCGCCGTCTGGAGGATCACGGGAACTCATCAATAAATACGACATGTGCATTACAGGCGAG GCATTTTCTTATCTGACAACTCATCCCGAGGCGTCCAAGCTTTTTGATGCTATCCTTCCGTTCGTCCGCGTCTTTGCTCGTGTTGCCCCGAAGCAGAAG GAACTGGTGATCACTCGGTTAAAGAGCAGAGGCTACGTAACACTCATGTGCGGCGACGGTACCAATGACGTAGGCGCTCTCAAACATGCGCACTGTG GTGTTGCGTTACTAACTGGTGCACCCGAGCGACTCCCTGAATCCGGCAAACGCAGCAAAACTCACGATGAGAAGACGTCTGCTTCG AGTGACGACAAAGGTAGTCATGGTAGCAGTGACATCACTATAGTACCGCGAGGCAAGCTGGGATCGCATGCTGCGGCTAAGGGCGCGTCACGTGCCGCGAAGATGCGCGCTATGGCACGAGGGGACGACACGGCGGCAAACGCCAAGGCTGAGCAACAG AAACTGCAGGAGATGTTAAAGCAAATTGACGAAATGGAAGGACCACAGATAGTTCAACTTGGAGACGCGTCTATAGCTTCACCATTCACCTCGAAATCTTCATCAATTAACTGCG TGTGCCATATTATCAAGCAAGGTCGTTGTACGCTGGTCACTACCCTGCAGATGTTCAAGATTCTTGCACTTAATGCACTCATTCTGGCGTACAGTCAAAGCGTGCTCTATCTGGATGGCATAAAGTTCAGTGATGG GCAAGCTACTCTACAAGGAGTGCTCTTAGCCGGGTGTTTTCTCTTCATATCTCGATCAAAG CCCCTGACCGTACTATCCAAGAGTAGACCGCTGCCCAATATATTCAACTTCTACACGATATTGACAGTATTGGGCCAGTTTGCAGTGCATTTTATCGCGCTAGTGTACATGGTTGGGCACGCCAAGCGCCTTACACCTTCCAG TTCTGCAGTGCACGTTAATTTGGAGTCGAAGTTTGAGCCTACCATACTTAACAGCACAGTTTACATTATATCAGTCGCTCTTCAACTGCTCACCTTTGCAGTTAATTATAAG GGACATCCTTTCATGGAGAGTCTACTCGAAAATAAGCCGCTGACCTATAGCTTGCTGGCATCTACGGGATTCGTTGTCTGTATGGTCACAGGATCTGTCCCGGAGCTGACGGATCAATTTGAAATCGTACCGTTTccccctaag
- the LOC5500567 gene encoding adenylate kinase isoenzyme 5: MDSGKAIEDAKGYMARKQVYQLFESMLTGLVHNQPEDPVDFLQQCLQKVKENRNGVKWDSFLRLDDKQSKLLQTDEKISNFDKIFDTEAEIQQQ, from the exons ATGGATTCCGGAAAAGCAATTGAAGATGCAAAGGGATACATGGCGAGAAAACAAGTTTACCAGTTGTTTGAG AGTATGCTGACTGGGCTTGTTCACAACCAGCCTGAAGACCCAGTAGATTTCCTCCAGCAATGTCTGCAAAAGgttaaagaaaacagaaatggTGTGAAGTGGGATTCCTTCCTACGGTTGGATGATAAACAAAGCAAATTACTACAAACTGATGAGAAAATTTCAAACTTTGACAAGATATTTGACACTGAAGCTGAGATTCAACAGCAGTGA
- the LOC5516735 gene encoding endoplasmic reticulum transmembrane helix translocase isoform X1, whose translation MATGGSLTEEIDYVKLYNLRPLVFHLYLLPFIPLYGAWLYTWLMIYGVSEYFEAGLIAVAIIGLLQILSGLFCHWNVHVRSFFTCASESNPSRAKIIKVVPTANNGSAELINLHHDKDKQTGKEIIWFNFQKAKYVYDSEEKKRFCAVQFPINEAMGHYQESKGYLDDTMVNQAQAKFGTNELEMTVPDFMELFKERATAPFFVFQVFCVGLWCLDEYWYYSVFTLFMLIAFEATLVQQQLRNMKEIRKMGTKPHLIQVYRNKKWRPILSNELLPGDIVSIGRPKNSDVLIPCDMLLLRGSCIVDEAMLTGESVPQMKEPIEGLEAHEVFDMDVHGKLHLLSGGTKVVQHSPPPKTAAGIKASDNGCIAYVLQTGFNTSQGKLLRTILFGVKRVTANNLETFMFILFLLIFAVTAAVYVWVKGTEDPNRNRYKLFLECTLILTSVVPPELPIELSLAVNSSLMALQKLGVYCTEPFRIPFAGKVDVCCFDKTGTLTSDNLVVQGVAGIRNDDEISSVSELPDNTLHVLASCHSLVCLDDILVGDPLEKAVLQAIDWRLTKGDLVLPNKGRRLTMRIMHRHHFSSALKRMSAVVSMQTQGSNTSEYFAAVKGAPETLRNMYEKVPDNYDAVYNKMTCQGSRVLALGYKKLGELGNKEMRDLGREEVESQLQFVGFVVIACPLKMDSKNVIKQIQESSHHVTMITGDNPLTACHVAKELRLTKKPIIVLTPPVYNHVNNHVDGDWHWEPADRSFSIPLSPSGGSRELINKYDMCITGEAFSYLTTHPEASKLFDAILPFVRVFARVAPKQKELVITRLKSRGYVTLMCGDGTNDVGALKHAHCGVALLTGAPERLPESGKRSKTHDEKTSASSDDKGSHGSSDITIVPRGKLGSHAAAKGASRAAKMRAMARGDDTAANAKAEQQKKLQEMLKQIDEMEGPQIVQLGDASIASPFTSKSSSINCVCHIIKQGRCTLVTTLQMFKILALNALILAYSQSVLYLDGIKFSDGQATLQGVLLAGCFLFISRSKPLTVLSKSRPLPNIFNFYTILTVLGQFAVHFIALVYMVGHAKRLTPSSSAVHVNLESKFEPTILNSTVYIISVALQLLTFAVNYKGHPFMESLLENKPLTYSLLASTGFVVCMVTGSVPELTDQFEIVPFPPKFREVFLQTLLIDAMAVFLLDRVLNFILGKSRLKNH comes from the exons atggcgaccgGCGGGTCTTTGACCGAAGAGATAGACTACGTAAAACTGTACAATCTACGGCCGCTTGTGTTCCATCTCTACCTTCTACCATTCATACCCCTATATGGCGCCTGGTTATACACATGGCTGATGATTTATGGCGTCTCGGAGTATTTTGAAGCAGGGTTAATAGCCGTCGCTATCATCGGTTTATTGCAGATCCTATCCGGCCTTTTCTGCCATTGGAACGTCCACGTGCGATCTTTCTTTACTTGTGCTTCG GAGAGTAATCCTTCTAGAGCCAAAATCATCAAAGTTGTCCCCACAGCTAACAACGGATCAGCAGAACTGATCAACTTACACCACGATAAG GACAAGCAAACTGGCAAGGAGATTATCTGGTTCAACTTCCAAAAAGCAAAGTATGTGTATGACAGTGAGGAGAAGAAGCGATTTTGTGCTGTGCAGTTTCCTATCAACGAGGCCATGGGGCATTACCAGGAGAGTAAGGGCTACCTCGACGATACCATGGTGAACCAGGCACAAGCTAAATTTGGAACCAATGA GCTGGAAATGACAGTGCCAGACTTTATGGAGTTGTTCAAGGAGAGAGCCACTGCTCCATTCTTTGTTTTCCAAGTGTTCTGTGTGGGTTTATGGTGCCTTGATGAGTACTGGTACTACAGTGTGTTCACCCTCTTCATGCTGATCGCTTTTGAGGCAACTCTTGTACAGCAG CAACTAAGAAATATGAAAGAGATTAGGAAAATGGGAACCAAACCTCACTTAATTCAG GTTtacagaaataaaaagtgGCGTCCCATTCTAAGCAACGAGTTGTTACCTGGTGATATTGTATCCATAG GGCGTCCTAAGAACTCTGATGTGCTGATACCATGTGACATGTTGCTGTTAAGAGGTTCGTGTATTGTGGATGAAGCCATGCTGACAGGGGAGTCTGTTCCACAAATGAAG GAGCCCATAGAAGGGCTGGAAGCACATGAGGTGTTTGATATGGACGTCCACGGCAAGCTACACCTGTTGTCTGGCGGAACCAAAGTGGTTCAGCACTCACCCCCTCCTAAAACGGCCGCAGGAATAAAGG CATCAGACAATGGCTGTATAGCATATGTGCTGCAGACGGGCTTCAACACATCTCAG GGCAAACTGCTACGTACCATACTGTTTGGTGTAAAGCGTGTCACAGCTAACAACCTGGAGACGTTTATGTTCATCTtgtttcttcttatttttgctGTTACTGCTGCTGTTTACGTCTGGGTTAAAG GTACTGAGGACCCAAACCGGAATAGGTACAAGCTGTTCCTGGAATGCACCCTGATCTTGACGTCTGTGGTGCCACCAGAGCTACCTATAGAGCTCTCACTTGCTGTCAACTCATCACTTATGGCTTTACAAAAGCTAG GTGTTTACTGTACTGAACCCTTCCGAATCCCCTTTGCTGGTAAAGTGGATGTGTGTTGCTTTGACAAGACTGGTACTCTCACCAGTGATAACCTTGTTGTTCAAGGTGTTGCAGGGATAAG aaatgatgATGAGATCAGCTCTGTATCAGAACTCCCTGACAACACTCTCCATGTGCTCGCATCATGCCACTCACTAGTCTGTCTGGATGACATCCTGGTGGGGGATCCACTGGAGAAGGCTGTGCTGCAGGCAATTGACTGGAGGCTCACCAAAG GTGACCTGGTTTTACCAAATAAGGGGCGTCGGCTGACAATGCGCATCATGCACAGGCATCACTTCTCCAGCGCCCTCAAGCGTATGTCAGCGGTAGTCTCCATGCAGACACAGGGATCCAACACAAGCGAGTACTTTGCTGCTGTCAAGGGAGCCCCTGAAACACTCAGAAATATG TACGAGAAAGTCCCGGATAACTATGACGCGGTGTACAACAAGATGACGTGCCAGGGATCACGTGTGCTCGCACTTGGGTACAAGAAGCTTGGAGAGCTTGGCAACAAAGAG ATGCGTGACCTGGGACGAGAGGAGGTGGAGAGCCAGTTGCAGTTCGTTGGTTTCGTCGTGATCGCCTGTCCTCTAAAAATGGACTCAAAGAACGTCATCAAGCAGATCCAGGAGTCGTCTCACCAT GTGACCATGATCACTGGCGACAATCCACTTACCGCTTGCCATGTGGCCAAGGAACTAAGGCTCACAAAAAAGCCAATTATTGTTTTGACCCCTCCAGTCTATAATCACGTGAACAATCATG TGGATGGTGATTGGCACTGGGAACCAGCTGATCGATCTTTCTCCATACCTCTCTCGCCGTCTGGAGGATCACGGGAACTCATCAATAAATACGACATGTGCATTACAGGCGAG GCATTTTCTTATCTGACAACTCATCCCGAGGCGTCCAAGCTTTTTGATGCTATCCTTCCGTTCGTCCGCGTCTTTGCTCGTGTTGCCCCGAAGCAGAAG GAACTGGTGATCACTCGGTTAAAGAGCAGAGGCTACGTAACACTCATGTGCGGCGACGGTACCAATGACGTAGGCGCTCTCAAACATGCGCACTGTG GTGTTGCGTTACTAACTGGTGCACCCGAGCGACTCCCTGAATCCGGCAAACGCAGCAAAACTCACGATGAGAAGACGTCTGCTTCG AGTGACGACAAAGGTAGTCATGGTAGCAGTGACATCACTATAGTACCGCGAGGCAAGCTGGGATCGCATGCTGCGGCTAAGGGCGCGTCACGTGCCGCGAAGATGCGCGCTATGGCACGAGGGGACGACACGGCGGCAAACGCCAAGGCTGAGCAACAG AAGAAACTGCAGGAGATGTTAAAGCAAATTGACGAAATGGAAGGACCACAGATAGTTCAACTTGGAGACGCGTCTATAGCTTCACCATTCACCTCGAAATCTTCATCAATTAACTGCG TGTGCCATATTATCAAGCAAGGTCGTTGTACGCTGGTCACTACCCTGCAGATGTTCAAGATTCTTGCACTTAATGCACTCATTCTGGCGTACAGTCAAAGCGTGCTCTATCTGGATGGCATAAAGTTCAGTGATGG GCAAGCTACTCTACAAGGAGTGCTCTTAGCCGGGTGTTTTCTCTTCATATCTCGATCAAAG CCCCTGACCGTACTATCCAAGAGTAGACCGCTGCCCAATATATTCAACTTCTACACGATATTGACAGTATTGGGCCAGTTTGCAGTGCATTTTATCGCGCTAGTGTACATGGTTGGGCACGCCAAGCGCCTTACACCTTCCAG TTCTGCAGTGCACGTTAATTTGGAGTCGAAGTTTGAGCCTACCATACTTAACAGCACAGTTTACATTATATCAGTCGCTCTTCAACTGCTCACCTTTGCAGTTAATTATAAG GGACATCCTTTCATGGAGAGTCTACTCGAAAATAAGCCGCTGACCTATAGCTTGCTGGCATCTACGGGATTCGTTGTCTGTATGGTCACAGGATCTGTCCCGGAGCTGACGGATCAATTTGAAATCGTACCGTTTccccctaag
- the LOC5516705 gene encoding uncharacterized protein LOC5516705, with amino-acid sequence MAGYHLYARGTSVFSYVLLSKWLKPVTTVFCVRSKLQHSIACRENGGFSGPRNIQTCLQVLPKNSYVVQGMQSETPLNQGIEAVRQPISGILGKPPLKENAVILLRKQNTLLLDSLDPLIDKTDLEWIVFSYEKHWAKEFWPIYEEALRNHALFKPKLKKIIIKKQLKNNYSNGKNMKKELGRFDKPLDSNYLAGTMMCSSFCKPVEKPSQDSMSPAEEKCNPTELATVFLALRDELPLFFQNGHGYSLYHENVKFINALTRTTTNGLSSYKALLAAMRCIGQLYMSDVSIEILRITEDPKDCDVKVRWRICGVPRYNSLINRRIPWDDKIRYVDGFSIFEVGRDGLIHCHRLMKLMPSKSPETDDPLWVVRPATILGLLPKAPGMLARHRVKDAGGTTVAHS; translated from the exons ATGGCTGGCTATCACTTGTATGCGAGAGGAACTTCTGTTTTTAGTTATGTTTTACTCTCTAAATGGCTAAAGCCGGTAACAACAGTATTTTGTGTACGCTCTAAGCTGCAGCATTCGATTGCATGTAGAGAAAATGGTGGATTCTCAGGCCCGAGAAATATTCAG ACCTGTTTGCAAGTGTTACCAAAGAATTCCTATGTTGTGCAAGGAATGCAATCAGAGACACCTCTAAATCAGGGAATAGAAGCAGTGAGACAACCAATCTCAGGAATTTTAGGAAAACCACCATTAAAAGAAAATGCTGTTAttttattgagaaaacagAATACTTTGCTGCTGGATTCCTTGGATCCACTAATTGACAAAACAGACTTGGAATGGATAGTATTCAGTTATGAAAAACATTGGGCCAAGGAGTTCTGGCCAATTTATGAAGAAGCTTTGAGAAATCATGCACTATTCAAACCAAAGCTGAAGAAAATTATCATCAAGAAGCaacttaaaaataattattccaATGGCAAAAATATGAAGAAGGAACTTGGAAGGTTTGATAAACCTTTAGATTCAAATTACTTGGCCGGGACAATGATGTGTTCAAGTTTTTGTAAACCAGTGGAAAAACCATCACAAGACTCTATGTCACCTGCTGAAGAGAAGTGCAACCCAACAGAACTAGCAACAGTATTTTTAGCATTACGTGATGAG CTTCCATTGTTCTTCCAAAATGGGCATGGTTATAGCTTGTATCATGAAAATGTCAAGTTTATAAATGCTTTAACGAGGACAACCACCAA TGGATTATCATCATATAAAGCTCTCCTGGCTGCCATGCGATGTATTGGCCAGCTTTACATGTCTGATGTCTCAATTGAGATTTTAAGAATCACAGAAGATCCCAAGGATTGTGATGTAAAGGTCAGATGGCGCATCTGTGGGGTGCCAAGATACAACTCTCTCATCAATCGGCGAATCCCTTGGGATGACAAAATAAG ATATGTTGATGgattttcaatttttgaaGTTGGTCGTGATGGCCTTATCCATTGCCACAGATTAATGAAG CTTATGCCCAGCAAGTCACCCGAGACTGATGACCCTCTATGGGTGGTGAGACCAGCCACTATCTTGGGCCTGCTGCCCAAGGCGCCTGGGATGCTCGCTCGGCACAGGGTGAAGGACGCTGGGGGTACCACTGTTGCTCACTCATAA